The genomic region CGGCTACCAGGCCAAAGGATTATGGGGCGGGTTTTGGGGCGAAGgttcggaggagggaggggtgggaggatgtTGTCTGGGAGTATAAGTTTTAAGTTAGGGAGGTTGCTCCCCAGGTAGGTTGACTATGGAGGCGGTGAAAGATGCGTGCCCGTTGTGGCCAATTCAGAGTTTTCGACACTCATTGGGCTCTTATTATTTACTTTGTTGAGTGGCCATCTTGGCGAGCAAGTCGTCGTGGAAACAAGCTTCGAGCCATTTGAGCCACGAATCCTCGCCAGGAGCAAGTGGGTCTTTGAGACAGACTTTTTACATGGGTGCGCTTTGCTATAAATAGAAACCTTTTCACTtacaccttttttttctcttcttttttcacACCACATTTCACACACCACATTTCATAGCACCGACACCGTTTCGGTATACCTCAAAAACAATGGCTGAAACATTTCCTCGCTTCCCTCGGCTACCCTATGAGCTTCGGCATATGATCTGGGAATTCGCCATCCGACCGGCCGCACCTGGAGCGCACATTTTCACCATCTCCGACAGCACAAACACAATCTCGGATGATTCTCGAGAAAATGAAGGTCATGTTTTAGTCTGCCAGCCGCGTTGCGATCAGACTCGGGGTGGAAAAGCCGACGGACAACTCAACAACCCGTCCACCTACATTGCCGACAGCGGACTATGGACGGCGTGCAGGGAGTCCAGGAATGTCATGGAACGAAAGTTGCTACAGCGCGAGGATCGTCCGATCTTGTTTTGGGGCGACTCGAGTGATGGGCCGCCGCCTGTTAACCCTGAATGCTGGACGAATCGGCAgatcgccctcttccccacacgagatctcatcatcctccagtCTCAAATTTTCACTCCTTTTCGATGGACGGTGATGCCTGGGTCTCTTGACTGGGACAAGCCCACCTACCGCCAGTCACAGCTACCGTCGTGCGCTTTCTGGTCAGCAATGAAGAACGTGACAAGCCAAGCAGCACGACACATTGCCGTGGAGTACAATCCCGCCTGGGACTCCATGTCACTTCACTGGGGAGAAGTCACCCGGTTTGTGGACCTACTCTTAGGCCCGTCACACGCCGAACTGGATTCCGGGCCGACAAATGTGTGGTTCATCGACTACCGCCTCAAGAGAAGAAACCGCGTTCCGACCGAGAAACAACTTCGAACCGAGAGTGAAAGGGAGGAGCCGAGAGTGTATTATGGGAATGGCTGTCGCTACGTGGAGGTGTCTGAGGAGGATTCAGGGGAatctggagatggagagtgGAATGACGCCTTTGGGGCAGACCGCTGGCACCCTTTTAACAACAAGCCCATGTTCTCTAGGAATGGAGTGCGTGGCTGCGTCAAAAGAGTAAAGGCGTTGCTTTACAAGGATGAGGAGTATGTTGACCGAGTCAACATTGGTATTTTGGCTTGTGAATCCTTGCGATGAGTACATAAATTAATGCGGGTAGGCGTTTGGAGGGCACAGATTTACAGCGGTTTCAAAAGATAGATGTTGATTTTCGATAGAAAAAAAATTAGAATTCTCTTTGTCTTACTATATGCCCGGTGATATGGGTGTAGCGCTTTGGCGTTTCATTCGTCGAGACTGACGTTTATCTGCGGTCTCCTATCATATCGAACGCATCTATCCCGCAGTGAAATACCACCTAGCGCTCTAAGCGCGGAAAGCATTCTGAATACTGCCTCTCTGAATGCCTTGTTTTGCCTTGGCCGCGCGACCCCGAAGTTCGCAGATCTTGGAGCAAATCTGCCGATTCTCCTGTAAAGAATCTATCAACTTGTCTATCTGTGATATATCACTGCTTCCCTAGAGGTTGACAGCACAGAGAGGCACATGCCAGCGTCTGCTTAATTTTTCCAACGCCATGACTGAAGTTGTAGAACTAGTGGTTGCCGCAAATTCTCTTGCAAAGACTTGTTCGACTGTTAGGAAACTTGTGGAGCCGATGGTTGAAATAGGCCGAGAGACCCCCGAGACGGTAGAAAGGGAGATCAGAAACTACGGCCTTATGTTGACGACATGTTTCACGGCTGTTGAATGTGCGCAAAACTCTCTCGAGGCGCGCTGGCCAAAGGAACAGTCTTCTTGTGCGCCCGCCATGAAGTACTTGAGGAAAAACAATTCCCTGCGCGACATCAGACGTCTCACTCGAGCGATAAGACACAAGATTGATGATCTTGCGGACAAGACCTCACAACTCCCAAGCAGTCTGCAGCTGATGGTGAATTTCAGATGGCATCTCCTCAAGCCGAATTTCACTGCCCTCTTGCCATTCATGGAAACCCTCAAGTCAGACCTGATATTAGCTCAGACTATCTTGAAGCTGGAGTCCCTCTTTGCAAGAGTGGAAACCGGAAAGGAAGAATATGCACGGGCACCGAGGGGTGAAATGATGTTCATTGAGGAAGAAATGTATGTTCCTCCCAACCATCTATTTCTCACTGCCGGGCCGGTTCCTAACGAAAAGGATATCCAACAGCAGAGGAATAAAAAGGTCATATGGCTCAGTTGGTTTCCATGATCCATGAACCTCAAGAACATCCTGATATTACCGAtgcgaggaagaggcggagTGTCAGCCAGAATCAAGTCCTGGCGTTTTTAGCAGATTCCATGATTGCAAAGGGCATAGTACCAGAGTCCCCGCCATCAAGAGACTACAGAATTCCAAAGCAACCAGTTCTAGATCCCAGGCGCCAGTCAGGGCACCGCGCCGACAATACTTATAACCACATCCCGCATCGATACGGAGACATGGAGGTATCGCCACCCTCATCAAAGCCAGCAACACCGCCTTCATCGGATCCATCGACTCCACCGTCATCagcgccaacaacaccgccctcGTCCGAGCCGCCAACACCGAGCTCAACCAGCTCCCAAATAATATCACCCCGGAGAAAAGACCCATATCAgcccagctcctcaagaTCCCGTACCGAATCTCCAGAAACCTTATCGAGAGAAGAAGCTTGTTCCATCCCTGCGaatccgcctcctccgcccaaAAGAATTCCCTCAGCAGCACGACCATTACGGAAGGACAACATATCTAGCATACAAAACGACCCAGCTTCTCTAATAGACGTGAAATCCAGCGTTTTACGGCAA from Podospora bellae-mahoneyi strain CBS 112042 chromosome 4, whole genome shotgun sequence harbors:
- a CDS encoding hypothetical protein (antiSMASH:Cluster_4) — encoded protein: MAQLVSMIHEPQEHPDITDARKRRSVSQNQVLAFLADSMIAKGIVPESPPSRDYRIPKQPVLDPRRQSGHRADNTYNHIPHRYGDMEVSPPSSAPTTPPSSEPPTPSSTSSQIISPRRKDPYQPSSSRSRTESPETLSREEACSIPANPPPPPKRIPSAARPLRKDNISSIQNDPASLIDVKSSVLRQVEDKRKTVAEKGKGEITTSSSKSTPTKLRLQFELESQHTQILTSRHRANKPVYGHIGSQTEKYLQDAHLHSDRKINIISVDLAEQRGWRPDSSQKRKPLYTAYGEDATVDVVGAVEIAIVIPARVELRKEFDFQLCERGHGVFLPDFEGGSTGVVDALG
- a CDS encoding hypothetical protein (antiSMASH:Cluster_4; EggNog:ENOG503PIN4), giving the protein MAETFPRFPRLPYELRHMIWEFAIRPAAPGAHIFTISDSTNTISDDSRENEGHVLVCQPRCDQTRGGKADGQLNNPSTYIADSGLWTACRESRNVMERKLLQREDRPILFWGDSSDGPPPVNPECWTNRQIALFPTRDLIILQSQIFTPFRWTVMPGSLDWDKPTYRQSQLPSCAFWSAMKNVTSQAARHIAVEYNPAWDSMSLHWGEVTRFVDLLLGPSHAELDSGPTNVWFIDYRLKRRNRVPTEKQLRTESEREEPRVYYGNGCRYVEVSEEDSGESGDGEWNDAFGADRWHPFNNKPMFSRNGVRGCVKRVKALLYKDEEYVDRVNIGILACESLR